In Pygocentrus nattereri isolate fPygNat1 chromosome 26, fPygNat1.pri, whole genome shotgun sequence, one genomic interval encodes:
- the LOC108439786 gene encoding tetraspanin-1, translating into MGCFTFVKVMMVLFNLLILVGGLALTAVGIWLNVAGDSRLQFLGIFDLNILHSVNFGYFFIAIGGVMALLGFLGCCGAKKESKCLLIMFFSIILVIFISELATAAITVAYSSLLENVLNAWSTPVLKEQYGKDKMVTDMWNVTMTKLHCCGYNNYTDFNNSYYYEENGDIYPPNCCEDPEILCDAENALQSDIKGCYDLINLTIKKKFYIVGGVAAGVCGVELAAMAVCMCLFCYLDKQGT; encoded by the exons ATGGGCTGCTTCACATTCGTCAAAGTTATGATGGTTTTGTTCAACTTGTTAATCTTG GTGGGGGGTCTAGCGCTGACGGCTGTGGGAATTTGGCTGAATGTTGCTGGAGATTCCCGCCTACAGTTTTTGGGGATATTTGACTTGAACATCTTGCACAGTGTCAATTTTGGCTACTTCTTCATTGCCATTGGAGGTGTGATGGCCCTGCTAGGATTTCTGGGCTGCTGTGGAGCCAAAAAAGAGAGCAAATGTCTCCTGATAATG TTCTTTTCCATCATTCTGGTCATTTTCATCTCTGAACTGGCAACTGCAGCGATTACTGTGGCCTATTCTTCATTA CTTGAGAATGTCCTAAATGCATGGTCCACACCTGTTCTGAAGGAGCAGTATGGAAAAGATAAAATGGTCACAGACATGTGGAATGTGACCATGACGAAG CTGCACTGCTGTGGGTACAACAACTACACAGACTTCAACAATTCATATTATTATGAGGAAAATGGTGACATATATCCTCCCAACTGCTGTGAAGATCCTGAAATCCTCTGTGATGCAGAGAACGCACTGCAAAGTGACATAAAG GGCTGTTATGATCTGATTAACTTGACCATAAAAAAGAAATTCTACATTGTTGGAGGAGTAGCTGCAGGGGTCTGTGGAGTCGAG cTGGCAGCGATGGCTGTGTGCATGTGCCTGTTCTGTTATCTGGACAAACAAGGCACTTAG